The following proteins come from a genomic window of Achromobacter sp. AONIH1:
- a CDS encoding sorbitol dehydrogenase family protein yields MESPSSGTPAPDPSETDAQVALPRRRALMLGLAGVGLEAGLLAYPSLLCAQPAAQPSAAPVADDGFLALSRALTDHAHLNPVTARRMRDALERSGVRQAGDWPRLAALAASHPTADALMAAARQAGLQDLASDIVAAWYTGTVGRGPTAVVVAYEEALMYQPVRDALTVPTYCSYGPLWWTAAPPDPAAMPPEPPLIASPGATL; encoded by the coding sequence GTGGAATCGCCCTCCTCAGGCACCCCGGCCCCGGATCCTTCCGAGACCGACGCGCAGGTCGCGCTGCCGCGCCGCCGCGCGCTCATGCTGGGCCTGGCCGGCGTCGGGCTTGAAGCCGGACTGCTGGCCTATCCCTCCCTGCTCTGTGCTCAACCCGCCGCGCAACCGTCTGCCGCGCCCGTGGCCGACGATGGTTTCCTCGCGCTGTCGCGCGCGCTGACCGACCACGCCCACCTGAACCCCGTCACCGCGCGCCGCATGCGCGACGCGCTGGAGCGTTCCGGCGTGCGTCAGGCCGGCGACTGGCCCAGGCTGGCCGCGCTGGCCGCCAGCCATCCCACCGCCGACGCGCTGATGGCCGCGGCCAGGCAGGCCGGGCTGCAGGACCTGGCCAGCGACATCGTCGCCGCCTGGTACACGGGCACCGTGGGACGCGGGCCGACCGCCGTCGTCGTCGCCTATGAAGAGGCGCTGATGTACCAGCCCGTGCGCGACGCGCTCACCGTGCCCACCTATTGCAGCTATGGCCCGCTCTGGTGGACGGCGGCGCCGCCGGATCCGGCGGCCATGCCGCCCGAGCCTCCCCTGATCGCTTCACCTGGCGCAACCCTATGA
- a CDS encoding DsbA family oxidoreductase — protein MAKISIDFVSDVACPWCAVGLGGLLAAIERLRGEAEVELHFRPFELNPDMPKGGQNTIERLMAKYGYDRERIQANRKVISERAAAVGMPMRMADDNRSYNTFDAHRLLHWAGLQDPALQVALKKRLLAVYHDDNLDTSDAEVLARAAADAGLDEAQAREVLASGRYADAVRTEEAQWRDRGITSVPSVILNGKYLVSGGQPTDVFEQALRQVAQEG, from the coding sequence ATGGCAAAGATAAGCATCGATTTCGTCTCGGACGTGGCCTGCCCGTGGTGCGCGGTGGGCCTGGGCGGCCTGCTGGCCGCGATCGAGCGGCTGCGCGGCGAGGCCGAGGTCGAACTGCATTTCCGGCCCTTCGAGCTGAACCCCGACATGCCCAAGGGCGGACAGAACACCATCGAGCGCCTGATGGCCAAGTACGGCTACGACCGCGAGCGCATCCAGGCCAACCGCAAGGTGATCAGCGAGCGCGCGGCCGCCGTCGGCATGCCGATGCGCATGGCCGACGACAACCGCTCCTACAACACCTTCGACGCGCATCGGCTGCTGCATTGGGCCGGGCTGCAGGATCCCGCCCTGCAGGTCGCGCTTAAGAAGCGCCTGCTGGCGGTCTATCACGACGACAACCTGGACACGAGCGACGCCGAGGTGCTGGCGCGCGCGGCGGCCGACGCCGGCCTGGACGAGGCGCAGGCGCGCGAGGTGCTGGCGTCCGGCCGCTATGCCGATGCGGTCAGGACCGAGGAAGCGCAATGGCGCGATCGCGGCATCACGTCGGTGCCGTCGGTGATCCTCAACGGCAAGTACCTGGTGTCCGGCGGCCAGCCGACGGACGTGTTCGAACAGGCGCTGCGCCAGGTGGCGCAGGAAGGCTAG
- a CDS encoding GntR family transcriptional regulator — protein sequence MDTLSQHVTDTLRDWVLHGKFSPGARLEEIPLAEKLGVSRTPVRAALATLGNEGLLEHLPKRGYTVRAYDIGEIVAAYEVRAALEGLACRQAAMRGLSNDAVATLRNCLDEGDRILGKGVLLPDDHMPYQQVNITLHNSILEAAGNPWVRRFATQAQAIPYASDRIVLWEDHGIILRSHDDHHRIVNAIIGRDGARAEDLMREHVYYAGIILKNNYEKLGPAGAKPGMAQLGGRV from the coding sequence ATGGATACGCTATCTCAACACGTGACCGACACGCTGCGGGACTGGGTGCTGCACGGCAAGTTCAGCCCGGGCGCGCGCCTGGAGGAAATCCCGCTGGCCGAGAAGCTGGGCGTGTCGCGCACGCCGGTGCGCGCCGCCCTGGCGACGCTGGGCAACGAGGGCCTGCTCGAACACCTGCCCAAGCGCGGCTACACGGTGCGGGCCTATGACATCGGCGAGATCGTGGCGGCCTACGAGGTGCGGGCCGCGCTGGAAGGGCTGGCCTGTCGCCAGGCGGCCATGCGCGGCCTGTCGAACGACGCGGTCGCGACCCTGCGCAATTGCCTGGACGAAGGCGACCGCATCCTGGGCAAGGGCGTGCTGCTGCCCGACGACCACATGCCGTACCAGCAGGTGAACATCACGCTGCACAACAGCATCCTGGAAGCCGCCGGCAATCCCTGGGTCAGGCGCTTCGCCACGCAGGCCCAGGCCATTCCCTACGCGTCGGACCGCATCGTCCTGTGGGAAGACCACGGCATCATCCTGCGCTCGCACGATGACCACCACCGCATCGTCAACGCCATCATCGGGCGCGACGGCGCGCGCGCCGAGGATCTGATGCGCGAGCATGTCTACTACGCCGGCATCATCCTGAAGAACAACTACGAGAAGCTGGGGCCGGCCGGAGCCAAGCCGGGCATGGCGCAGCTGGGCGGACGGGTCTGA
- a CDS encoding SDR family NAD(P)-dependent oxidoreductase, protein MSNVSTPAAGAASRLALVTGGGGGIGATICQELAQAGYRVVVSDVDAGRARRVADELGAPHDARAFDVSDEASVMAAFDDIETRHGPISVLVSAAGLLLFQDNGERPLIKDTTLDIWERSFAVNARGVFLCGREFLRRREAAPVQHGRVVTFSSVAAQLGGYRSSASYIAAKSAVLGLTKAMARESAHLGITVNGIAPGLIDTDMLRSTVTSSGALAAAAQAIPLGRIGTVQDVAAAVRFLASEDAAYITGSIIDVNGGYRMQ, encoded by the coding sequence ATGTCCAATGTATCCACGCCCGCCGCGGGCGCCGCTTCCCGTCTTGCCCTGGTCACGGGCGGCGGCGGCGGCATCGGCGCCACCATCTGCCAGGAGCTGGCGCAGGCCGGCTACCGGGTCGTGGTGTCGGACGTGGATGCCGGCCGCGCGCGCCGCGTGGCCGACGAACTGGGCGCGCCGCATGACGCGCGCGCCTTCGACGTCAGCGACGAAGCCTCGGTCATGGCGGCCTTCGACGACATCGAGACACGCCACGGCCCGATCTCGGTGCTGGTCAGCGCCGCCGGCCTGCTGCTGTTCCAGGACAACGGCGAACGCCCGCTGATCAAGGACACCACGCTGGATATCTGGGAACGCAGCTTCGCCGTGAACGCGCGCGGCGTGTTCCTGTGCGGACGCGAATTCCTGCGCCGCCGCGAAGCCGCGCCGGTGCAGCACGGCCGCGTCGTCACCTTCAGCTCGGTGGCCGCGCAGCTGGGCGGCTACCGCTCCAGCGCTTCGTACATCGCCGCCAAGTCCGCCGTGCTGGGCCTGACCAAGGCCATGGCGCGCGAATCCGCGCACCTGGGCATCACCGTCAACGGCATCGCCCCGGGCCTGATCGACACCGACATGCTGCGCAGCACCGTCACCAGCAGCGGCGCGCTCGCCGCCGCCGCGCAGGCCATCCCGCTGGGCCGCATCGGCACCGTGCAGGACGTGGCCGCCGCCGTCCGCTTCCTGGCCTCGGAAGACGCCGCCTACATCACGGGCAGCATCATCGATGTCAACGGCGGCTACCGCATGCAGTAG
- a CDS encoding ABC transporter substrate-binding protein, producing the protein MKTSSRFAAAALCAWAVATGAQAQQEPGITDKTIKIGVFAPLSGAGMAYGFDVMNAAKMYYAKINKEGGIHGRQLELVIEDDRCNANDLVAAVKKLTEQDKVFMLNGGSCSAAVVAAREYVEREKIPLLMLNASGDGALYPPSKYIYGAFSISQHAVGGSMMQFASEHLKAKKVGYINHDDAYGGWNLEAARAQAKQLGGVDLQVQSVNPNITDVTAPMLKIRAANPDVLLLTTYARPAALIIKKAQELGWNKPIVLAVNGTADLKQLVENVGNKDAFKNVYIQDVLSDLPGGPKLTWVYDMYKQAYPDLAAKPGHPQTYMPYGIPPAMAVVNALKAAGPQPTREKVLAALETMKFDSGVMAGPIEFGPNDRAAQESAIYIKFDGTSMSLVPGAFKSVWQYQP; encoded by the coding sequence ATGAAGACCAGCAGTCGCTTCGCCGCCGCCGCGCTTTGCGCGTGGGCGGTCGCCACCGGCGCCCAGGCCCAGCAGGAACCGGGCATCACCGACAAGACCATCAAGATCGGCGTGTTCGCGCCGCTGTCCGGCGCCGGCATGGCCTACGGCTTCGACGTGATGAACGCGGCCAAGATGTACTACGCCAAGATCAACAAGGAAGGCGGCATCCATGGCCGCCAGCTGGAGCTGGTGATCGAGGACGATCGCTGCAACGCCAACGACCTGGTCGCGGCCGTGAAGAAGCTGACCGAACAGGACAAGGTCTTCATGCTGAACGGCGGCTCCTGCTCGGCCGCCGTGGTGGCCGCGCGCGAATACGTCGAGCGCGAGAAGATCCCGCTGCTGATGCTGAACGCCTCGGGCGACGGCGCGCTGTATCCGCCGTCCAAGTACATCTACGGCGCGTTCTCGATCTCGCAGCACGCCGTGGGCGGCTCGATGATGCAGTTCGCCTCGGAGCACCTGAAGGCCAAGAAGGTCGGCTACATCAACCACGATGACGCCTACGGCGGCTGGAACCTGGAAGCCGCGCGCGCCCAGGCCAAGCAGCTGGGCGGCGTGGACCTGCAGGTGCAGTCGGTGAACCCGAACATCACCGACGTGACCGCGCCCATGCTCAAGATCCGCGCGGCCAATCCCGACGTGCTGCTGCTGACCACCTACGCCCGTCCGGCCGCGCTGATCATCAAGAAGGCGCAGGAACTGGGCTGGAACAAGCCCATCGTGCTGGCCGTCAACGGCACCGCCGACCTGAAGCAGCTGGTGGAGAACGTCGGCAACAAGGACGCCTTCAAGAACGTCTACATCCAGGACGTGCTGTCCGACCTGCCCGGCGGGCCCAAGCTGACCTGGGTCTACGACATGTACAAACAGGCCTATCCCGACCTCGCCGCCAAGCCCGGCCATCCGCAGACCTACATGCCCTACGGCATCCCGCCGGCGATGGCGGTGGTCAACGCGCTCAAGGCCGCCGGCCCGCAGCCCACCCGCGAGAAGGTGCTGGCCGCGCTGGAAACCATGAAGTTCGATTCCGGCGTGATGGCGGGTCCGATCGAGTTCGGCCCGAATGACCGCGCCGCTCAGGAATCGGCCATCTACATCAAGTTCGACGGCACCAGCATGTCGCTGGTCCCGGGCGCCTTCAAGAGCGTCTGGCAGTACCAGCCTTAA
- a CDS encoding branched-chain amino acid ABC transporter permease gives MSFADIWLFLQQGVLSGLVTGSVYALLAVAVVIVFKTTDVPNFAQGEIFMVGGYIALFLTLVLGWPYLVVIPVTLLAVAVVAALFQRVVMERVIASKGVGVQLVIATLGLAYALKGLVRQSGLGDTPRSLPPLAPTDAIIIGDAVLTQLDLVIFAVAVAVMLLLFCMFRYTRVGRAMRAVGMNPKAARLTGVNLARIRMLVWALAGLISSVAALLITPKILITPDIGHIAILAYAAAIVGGITSLPGAVVGGFVIGVAENLVGLFISTNAIVVAPFVAIMVVLLLRPQGLLGGKLQVKKV, from the coding sequence ATGAGTTTTGCCGATATCTGGTTGTTCCTGCAGCAGGGGGTGCTGTCGGGACTGGTGACGGGCAGCGTGTACGCGCTGCTGGCCGTCGCCGTCGTCATCGTATTCAAGACCACCGACGTGCCGAATTTCGCCCAGGGCGAGATCTTCATGGTCGGAGGCTACATCGCATTGTTCCTGACCCTGGTGCTGGGCTGGCCCTACCTGGTCGTGATTCCCGTCACGCTGCTGGCGGTGGCCGTGGTGGCCGCGCTGTTCCAGCGCGTGGTGATGGAGCGCGTGATCGCGTCCAAGGGCGTGGGCGTGCAGCTGGTGATCGCCACGCTGGGCCTGGCCTACGCGCTCAAGGGCCTGGTGCGCCAGAGCGGCCTGGGCGACACGCCGCGCTCGCTGCCGCCGCTGGCGCCCACCGACGCCATCATCATCGGCGACGCCGTGCTGACCCAGCTGGACCTGGTGATCTTCGCCGTGGCGGTGGCCGTGATGCTGCTGCTGTTCTGCATGTTCCGCTACACCCGCGTCGGCCGCGCCATGCGCGCCGTCGGCATGAATCCCAAGGCGGCGCGCCTGACCGGCGTGAACCTGGCCCGCATCCGCATGCTGGTGTGGGCGCTGGCTGGCCTGATCTCGTCCGTGGCGGCCCTGCTCATCACGCCCAAGATCCTGATCACCCCGGACATCGGCCACATCGCCATCCTGGCCTATGCCGCGGCCATCGTGGGCGGCATCACCAGCCTGCCCGGCGCCGTGGTCGGCGGTTTCGTGATCGGCGTGGCCGAGAACCTGGTGGGCCTGTTCATTTCCACCAACGCCATCGTGGTCGCGCCCTTCGTCGCCATCATGGTCGTGCTGCTGCTGCGTCCGCAAGGCCTGCTGGGCGGCAAACTGCAGGTGAAGAAAGTATGA
- a CDS encoding branched-chain amino acid ABC transporter permease translates to MKTNRIDHALLALMAIALAVLPFYTSGYVIYVVNLLLVFVVLALGLHLVIGETGQFALSHAAFYGVGIYTAGLINNLWHPPFFVSIVAGGLLAALMGYVIGALALRMRDIYLALSTFAFGEAMQWVFLNWDAVTNGSNGFRISPATLFGYELVSDIKAYPFVVLIAALLLWTTVLLSRSQLGSAFRAVRESDVAAQAMGVNVNAVKRAAFTLSAAYAGIAGGMYTLFASFIHPESLGFQTTILILTMVVVGGIGSVRGAIAGALIFGLISELLRQALSFQEIIYGVILMGFMMFAPKGLFAGRQGARRAAASAVVAAKTKQGSAA, encoded by the coding sequence ATGAAAACCAACCGCATCGACCACGCCCTGCTGGCGCTGATGGCCATCGCGCTGGCCGTGTTGCCCTTCTACACCAGCGGCTATGTCATCTACGTCGTCAACCTGCTGCTGGTGTTCGTGGTGCTGGCCCTGGGCCTGCACCTGGTCATCGGCGAGACCGGCCAGTTCGCGCTGTCGCACGCCGCCTTCTACGGCGTGGGCATCTACACCGCCGGGCTGATCAACAACCTCTGGCATCCGCCCTTCTTCGTCTCCATCGTGGCCGGCGGCCTGCTGGCCGCCCTGATGGGCTATGTGATCGGCGCCCTGGCGCTGCGCATGCGCGACATCTACCTGGCGCTGTCCACCTTCGCCTTCGGCGAGGCCATGCAGTGGGTGTTCCTGAACTGGGATGCCGTCACCAACGGCTCCAACGGTTTCCGCATCTCGCCGGCCACGCTGTTCGGCTACGAACTGGTGTCGGACATCAAGGCCTATCCCTTCGTCGTGCTGATCGCCGCGCTGCTGTTGTGGACCACCGTGCTGCTGTCGCGCTCGCAGCTGGGCTCGGCGTTCCGCGCCGTGCGCGAGAGCGACGTGGCGGCGCAGGCCATGGGCGTGAACGTCAACGCCGTCAAGCGCGCGGCCTTCACGCTGTCGGCGGCCTATGCCGGCATCGCCGGCGGCATGTACACGCTGTTCGCCTCCTTCATCCATCCCGAAAGCCTGGGCTTCCAGACCACCATCCTGATCCTGACCATGGTGGTGGTGGGCGGCATCGGCTCGGTGCGCGGCGCCATCGCCGGCGCGCTGATCTTCGGCCTGATCTCGGAACTGCTGCGCCAGGCGCTGTCGTTCCAGGAAATCATCTATGGCGTGATTCTCATGGGCTTCATGATGTTCGCTCCCAAGGGGCTGTTCGCCGGCCGCCAAGGCGCGCGCCGCGCGGCGGCGTCCGCCGTGGTTGCCGCCAAGACCAAGCAAGGGAGCGCCGCATGA
- a CDS encoding ABC transporter ATP-binding protein: MSQHPHLEVQGLTVKFGGLTAINGLSMQVERGRIHALIGPNGAGKSTTFNCISRYYRPTSGRISFDGADITRKKPHEMAALGVARTFQNLELFGALSVRENALLGTYAHGAATAGALLRPAGAEARERVEHLLERVGLADFLDTPACSLDFGRQKMLELARALAISPKLLLLDEPAAGLRNREIETLDRLLTELCERDGITVLLVEHVMQLVMSISDRITVMSFGEKIAEGTPAEVRSNPRVIEAYLGKGAAGG; the protein is encoded by the coding sequence ATGAGCCAGCACCCCCACCTCGAGGTGCAGGGCCTGACCGTCAAGTTCGGCGGCCTGACCGCGATCAACGGCCTGTCCATGCAGGTCGAGCGCGGCCGCATCCACGCGCTGATCGGCCCGAACGGCGCCGGCAAGTCCACCACCTTCAACTGCATCTCGCGCTACTACCGTCCCACCAGCGGCCGCATCAGCTTCGACGGCGCCGACATCACGCGCAAGAAGCCGCATGAAATGGCGGCGCTGGGCGTGGCGCGCACCTTCCAGAACCTGGAGCTGTTCGGCGCGCTGTCGGTGCGCGAGAACGCGCTGCTGGGCACCTACGCGCACGGCGCGGCCACGGCCGGCGCGCTGCTGCGTCCCGCCGGCGCCGAGGCGCGCGAGCGCGTCGAGCACCTGCTCGAACGCGTCGGCCTGGCCGACTTCCTGGACACGCCGGCGTGCAGCCTGGACTTCGGCCGCCAGAAGATGCTGGAACTGGCCCGCGCGCTGGCGATCTCGCCCAAGCTGCTGCTGCTGGACGAACCCGCCGCCGGCCTGCGCAACCGCGAGATCGAGACGCTGGACCGCCTGCTCACCGAGCTGTGCGAACGCGACGGCATCACCGTGCTGCTGGTCGAGCACGTGATGCAGCTGGTCATGTCGATCTCGGATCGCATCACGGTGATGTCCTTCGGCGAGAAGATCGCCGAGGGCACGCCCGCGGAGGTGCGCAGCAACCCCCGCGTCATCGAAGCCTATCTGGGCAAGGGAGCCGCCGGTGGCTGA
- a CDS encoding ABC transporter ATP-binding protein translates to MADYLLEVEAVSAAYGNIRALQDVSLKVPQGAIVALLGANGAGKSTTLNVISRLVAPTAGGVRFAGEAIHRLPADAIVGRGIVQVPEGREIFRDMSVRENLEMGAYLRRDRGAIKGDLDIVCDTFPRLRERLEQKAATLSGGEQQMLATGRAMMARPRMILLDEPSMGLSPLVVEQIFEIILRLNREQGITILLVEQNVKLALSVSSYAYILENGELALEGESAALAEDEAVQKAYLG, encoded by the coding sequence GTGGCTGACTATCTGCTTGAAGTCGAGGCGGTATCGGCCGCCTACGGCAATATCCGCGCCCTGCAGGACGTGTCGCTGAAGGTGCCGCAAGGCGCCATCGTGGCGCTGCTGGGCGCCAACGGCGCGGGCAAGTCCACCACGCTGAACGTGATCTCGCGCCTGGTCGCGCCCACCGCCGGCGGCGTGCGCTTCGCCGGCGAGGCCATTCATCGCCTGCCGGCCGACGCCATCGTCGGACGCGGCATCGTGCAGGTGCCCGAAGGCCGCGAGATCTTCCGCGACATGAGCGTGCGCGAGAACCTGGAAATGGGCGCCTACCTGCGGCGCGACCGCGGCGCCATCAAGGGCGACCTGGACATCGTCTGCGACACCTTCCCCCGGCTGCGCGAGCGCCTGGAGCAGAAGGCCGCGACGCTGTCCGGCGGCGAGCAGCAGATGCTGGCGACCGGCCGCGCCATGATGGCGCGCCCCCGCATGATCCTGCTGGACGAGCCGTCCATGGGGCTGTCGCCGCTGGTGGTGGAGCAGATCTTCGAGATCATCCTGCGCCTGAACCGCGAGCAGGGCATCACGATCCTGCTGGTGGAACAGAACGTGAAACTGGCGCTGTCGGTATCCAGCTACGCCTACATCCTGGAGAACGGCGAACTGGCGCTCGAAGGCGAATCCGCCGCGCTGGCCGAGGACGAGGCCGTGCAGAAGGCGTATCTCGGCTAG
- a CDS encoding SDR family NAD(P)-dependent oxidoreductase, whose protein sequence is MTSMQDKLVLVTGAGRGLGAAIAAGFAREGARLIVADLDAALATASAQAIRDAGGRAVEATLDVTDADAVRGFAADCAARHGNIDVLVNNAGISARAAFDDPQTPEIWDRLMGVNLQGAFNVTHAFVEQLKAARGAIVNLCSIVAYGCGISTAGYVVSKGGVRSFTEVLARDLAPHGVRVNAVAPGLMETDMTAGQRAQDHGTDWYMRRAPMARAGRADEIVGPVLFLASDMASYVNGVVLPVDGGYLAV, encoded by the coding sequence ATGACGTCGATGCAAGACAAGCTGGTATTGGTGACGGGCGCCGGGCGCGGGCTGGGCGCGGCGATCGCGGCGGGCTTCGCGCGCGAGGGCGCGCGGCTGATCGTCGCGGACCTGGACGCGGCGCTGGCCACCGCCAGCGCACAGGCCATCCGCGATGCCGGCGGCCGCGCCGTCGAGGCCACGCTGGATGTCACCGACGCCGATGCGGTGCGCGGTTTCGCCGCCGATTGCGCGGCGCGCCACGGCAATATCGACGTGCTGGTCAACAACGCCGGCATCTCCGCCCGCGCGGCCTTCGACGATCCGCAAACGCCCGAGATCTGGGACCGTCTCATGGGCGTGAATCTGCAGGGCGCGTTCAACGTCACGCACGCCTTCGTCGAACAGCTCAAGGCCGCGCGCGGCGCCATCGTCAACCTGTGCTCCATCGTCGCCTATGGCTGCGGCATCTCGACCGCCGGCTACGTGGTGTCCAAGGGCGGCGTGCGCTCCTTCACCGAAGTGCTGGCGCGCGATCTGGCGCCGCATGGCGTGCGGGTCAACGCCGTGGCGCCCGGCCTGATGGAAACCGACATGACGGCCGGCCAGCGCGCCCAGGACCACGGCACCGACTGGTACATGCGCCGCGCCCCCATGGCGCGCGCCGGCCGCGCCGACGAGATCGTCGGCCCGGTCCTGTTCCTGGCCTCGGACATGGCCAGCTATGTGAACGGCGTGGTGCTGCCCGTGGACGGCGGCTACCTCGCCGTATAG
- a CDS encoding SDR family NAD(P)-dependent oxidoreductase: MGLAIVERLARDGYAVVMADRNGELAAREAAALRAQGLDVDHRVVDLADEAATRALARELAPLAALVNNAGLFDERKFFDVSSDDYRRMYEVNLLAVATLTQEAARDMAPGGKIVNIASRAYLGAKNHPHYVASKAALVGYTRASAMELAPRGILVNAIAPGLIDTPLLRNLSPERLAAQLALQPTGRAGQPQDIANAVSFLAAPHMDFITGQVIFVDGGKSLGGSGA; encoded by the coding sequence ATGGGCCTGGCCATCGTCGAGCGGCTGGCGCGCGACGGCTACGCCGTCGTGATGGCCGACCGCAACGGCGAGCTGGCCGCGCGCGAGGCCGCCGCGCTGCGCGCGCAGGGCCTGGACGTGGACCATCGCGTCGTCGACCTGGCCGACGAAGCCGCCACCCGCGCGCTGGCGCGGGAACTGGCGCCGCTGGCCGCGCTGGTCAACAACGCCGGGCTGTTCGACGAGCGCAAGTTCTTCGACGTGTCCAGCGACGACTACCGCCGCATGTATGAAGTGAACCTGCTGGCCGTGGCGACGCTGACGCAGGAAGCCGCGCGCGACATGGCGCCGGGCGGCAAGATCGTGAACATCGCCTCGCGCGCCTACCTGGGCGCGAAGAACCATCCCCACTACGTGGCCTCGAAGGCCGCGCTGGTGGGCTATACCCGCGCCTCGGCCATGGAACTGGCGCCGCGCGGCATTCTGGTCAATGCGATCGCGCCCGGCCTGATCGACACGCCGCTGCTGCGCAACCTGTCGCCCGAGCGGCTGGCAGCGCAACTGGCGCTGCAGCCCACGGGCCGTGCCGGGCAACCGCAAGACATCGCCAATGCCGTGTCCTTCCTGGCCGCGCCGCACATGGACTTCATCACAGGCCAGGTCATTTTCGTGGACGGCGGCAAATCGCTGGGCGGATCGGGAGCATGA
- a CDS encoding FAD-dependent oxidoreductase codes for MEGIKWDLEVDALVVGSGAGGMAAALTAREEGLDVLLVEKTDRIGGSTAISGGALWIPLNAQSEGAGHPDTFEQVWTYLQQTVGAASSDAMKRAYLEAGPRMMDYLVERGHLQVAARTASPDYYPDRPGAAMGGRSLDPVEFDGRKLGAKFRELRDPLKEFTVLGGMMVNITDVRHLLRATRSFTAWRHSMKLVLRYAADRLGGRHRGTRLLLGNALAAQLFHGLIRRGIPYWLNTAARTLHRDANGRVLGLAVTREGKTLNIRARRGVVMATGGFPWDAKRREQTYPKPAGLWSMSPRDNAGDGIRLAEHAGAALGSGYASPAFWAPVSVLERPGQPPLHYPHLVWDRAKPGLIAVNALGERFVNESTSYHEFVQAMQRSPADAVPAFLICGQRFIDTWGLGLALPGGRPRQHLIDAGYLLQAPTLAALASRLGVPADKLQATVARHDAHAAQGQDPDFGKGGTAYNRYLGDPEHQPNPCLAPLGDGPYYAVKVYPGDIGTACGIAANEHAQAIDDAGRPIAGLYVAGNDMQSVMGGAYPAPGITLGPALTFGWVAGRHLAGATS; via the coding sequence ATGGAAGGCATCAAATGGGACCTGGAGGTCGACGCGCTGGTCGTCGGCTCCGGCGCGGGCGGCATGGCCGCGGCGCTGACGGCGCGCGAAGAAGGGCTGGACGTGCTGCTGGTCGAGAAGACCGACCGCATCGGCGGCTCCACCGCCATCTCCGGCGGCGCGCTGTGGATCCCGCTGAACGCGCAGAGCGAGGGCGCCGGCCATCCCGACACCTTCGAACAGGTCTGGACCTATCTGCAGCAGACCGTGGGCGCCGCGTCCTCCGACGCGATGAAGCGCGCCTACCTGGAAGCCGGGCCGCGCATGATGGACTACCTGGTCGAGCGCGGCCACTTGCAGGTGGCCGCGCGCACCGCCTCGCCCGACTATTATCCTGACCGTCCGGGCGCAGCCATGGGCGGACGCTCGCTGGATCCGGTGGAGTTCGACGGCCGCAAGCTCGGCGCGAAGTTCCGCGAGCTGCGCGACCCGCTCAAGGAATTCACCGTGCTGGGCGGCATGATGGTCAACATCACCGACGTGCGGCACCTGCTGCGCGCCACCCGCTCGTTCACCGCCTGGCGCCACAGCATGAAGCTGGTGCTGCGCTACGCCGCCGACCGCCTCGGCGGCCGTCATCGCGGCACGCGGCTGCTGCTGGGCAACGCGCTGGCGGCCCAGCTGTTCCACGGCCTGATCCGGCGCGGCATCCCCTATTGGCTGAACACCGCCGCGCGGACGCTGCATCGCGACGCCAATGGCCGCGTGCTGGGGCTGGCCGTGACGCGCGAGGGCAAGACGCTGAACATCCGCGCGCGCCGGGGCGTGGTCATGGCCACCGGCGGTTTTCCGTGGGACGCGAAGCGGCGCGAGCAGACCTATCCCAAGCCCGCCGGCCTGTGGTCCATGTCGCCGCGCGACAACGCCGGCGACGGCATCCGCCTGGCCGAGCACGCCGGCGCGGCGCTGGGCAGCGGCTACGCCAGCCCGGCGTTCTGGGCGCCCGTGTCGGTGCTGGAACGCCCCGGCCAGCCGCCGCTGCACTATCCGCACCTGGTGTGGGACCGCGCCAAGCCCGGCCTGATCGCCGTCAACGCCCTGGGCGAGCGCTTCGTCAATGAATCGACCTCGTACCATGAGTTCGTGCAGGCCATGCAGCGCTCACCCGCCGATGCCGTTCCGGCCTTCCTGATCTGCGGCCAGCGCTTCATCGACACCTGGGGCCTGGGCCTGGCCCTGCCCGGCGGACGTCCGCGCCAGCACCTGATCGACGCCGGCTATCTGCTGCAGGCGCCGACGCTGGCCGCGCTGGCCAGCCGCCTGGGCGTGCCCGCCGACAAGCTGCAGGCCACGGTCGCGCGCCACGACGCGCACGCGGCACAGGGACAAGACCCCGACTTCGGCAAGGGCGGCACGGCCTACAACCGCTACCTGGGCGACCCCGAGCACCAGCCCAACCCCTGCCTGGCGCCGCTGGGCGACGGCCCCTATTACGCGGTGAAGGTCTACCCCGGCGACATCGGCACCGCCTGCGGTATCGCCGCCAACGAACACGCCCAGGCGATCGACGACGCCGGCCGGCCCATCGCCGGCCTGTACGTGGCGGGCAACGACATGCAATCCGTGATGGGCGGCGCCTACCCGGCGCCCGGCATCACCCTGGGCCCGGCCCTGACCTTCGGCTGGGTGGCCGGACGCCACCTGGCCGGCGCGACTTCCTGA